The genomic region GAATTCGACGCGGAAGATGCCGGCACAGTGATGCGCTTTCTAACCGCCTACCTTGCCGCCACCAATAGCCACGGCCTGCTCACGGGCACTGCTCGGATGCAAGAGCGCCCTATTAAGGTGCTGGTAGATGCTCTGCGCGAACTGGGAGCCACCATTAGCTACGAAAAGCAGGACGGCTATCCTCCGCTGCGCTTAGAAGGCTGGCAGATGCCTACTACGAGCGAAGAAGAAATGCCAGAACTGGCTGTGCGCGGCGACATTAGCAGCCAGTATATCTCGGCACTGCTAATGATTGCGCCCACGCTCCCGCAGGGCCTGCTGGTGCGCCTGACGGGCAAGGTAGGCTCACGGCCCTACATCCGGATGACGCAGGCGCTGATGCAGCACTTCGGGGCCGACTGCCGCGACCTGGGCAGCGTGCTGCAAGTGCGCCCCCAGCCCTACCACCCCGCCGACTATACCATCGAAAGCGACTGGTCGGCGGCAAGCTACTGGTACGCCATGGTAGCGCTGGGGCCGCAGGGCTCTGAGGTGACGCTACCAGGTCTGCGGGAGTACTCCTGGCAGGGCGACCAAGCTATTGTGGGCATTATGGCTCAGCTGGGCGTGGCTACCGAATACGTTGCCGATGGCGTGCGCCTCACGCAAATTACGCCGTCCACGGCCGCCATTCAGGACTTCACCGATTGTCCCGATCTGGCCCAAACCGTGGCTGTAGTAGCCGCCGCTCTGGACGTGCCCTTCGACATGACCGGCCTGGAAAGCCTGCGCATCAAGGAAACCGACCGCATTGCCGCGCTGCAAACCGAGATGGCCAAGTTTGGTGGTGCTCTGACCGACTTGGGTGAAGGCCGTTTCCGGGTGTCGGCTACCGATTTCCGGGTGGCTGGGCAGTCGGTGGCTACCTACCACGACCACCGTATGGCCATGGCTTTTGCGCCGCTGGCTATGCGCGGTCCCCTCACGGTAGAAGCGCCGCAGGTGGTGCGCAAGTCCTACCCTCAATTCTGGAACGAGCTGCAAAAAGCTGGGTTCGAGGTGAAGTAGAGACGCATACTTGCGTCTTGTCGTTGAAATGTAAACCGTCCTGTTGAGCGGAGCCGAAGCATCTCGCGTGCCGATGAAAAATAGTAACTCACATCAGCACGCGAGATGCTTCGGCTCCGCTCAGCAGGACGGTCAAATAATAATTGCTAATCTATCCCAGGGTGGGCTAGTTGTATAGCACCCGCGACCAAGCCTCACTGCCGTTGCGCATCACTGTGCGGATGGCGCTTTGCACTTGCT from Hymenobacter aerilatus harbors:
- a CDS encoding 3-phosphoshikimate 1-carboxyvinyltransferase, whose translation is MSTTLTWSNQPLSGTAQLPASKSESNRALIIRALAGGGQLDNLSDANDTQLMQRLLANPAATEFDAEDAGTVMRFLTAYLAATNSHGLLTGTARMQERPIKVLVDALRELGATISYEKQDGYPPLRLEGWQMPTTSEEEMPELAVRGDISSQYISALLMIAPTLPQGLLVRLTGKVGSRPYIRMTQALMQHFGADCRDLGSVLQVRPQPYHPADYTIESDWSAASYWYAMVALGPQGSEVTLPGLREYSWQGDQAIVGIMAQLGVATEYVADGVRLTQITPSTAAIQDFTDCPDLAQTVAVVAAALDVPFDMTGLESLRIKETDRIAALQTEMAKFGGALTDLGEGRFRVSATDFRVAGQSVATYHDHRMAMAFAPLAMRGPLTVEAPQVVRKSYPQFWNELQKAGFEVK